Below is a window of Macadamia integrifolia cultivar HAES 741 chromosome 8, SCU_Mint_v3, whole genome shotgun sequence DNA.
GTTCAGTTCATTGACTcaagtacctttttttttttttctgatgaaatCATTGACTCAAGTGCTCTACAAAGTACAAACTGAAAAAAGTGTTTTGGTTAGATAGTTATACAGAAAAATGTTTCTTGCGTTCCGttttatgggaaaaataaaaaataaaaaatgaaataaagtgtCTCATGTCAACTttgtgttttttcatttttttcgaacaaaaagaaaaaaaaaattgctacaaactcaaaatgatggaacgacaatACCTTATTCCatcattttggttttatttcaaaTACAAAAAGGTAAAAACTAGGGTAATCATTCCTGAAACAAGTTCACCAAAAGtcagttttttgttttaaaatcgcattttgacatagaaattgaaaattcaatttttgaCATGAAAACATCGTTTCATGGGATTGAAAGACTATTAAACATAGTCTtatattttagtttctaaaaggCAACATGGTCCTTATGTTCACACATAATAAGTTTTGTGAAAATCGTTTGCAATGGTTGCATCGGTGCTGTGAGCATGGGGTGGTTGAGAGCCTTGTGGGGCGCGTGTCCGATTGCTCTCAATCTTTCGATGCTCATTGCACTTCACCACTTGTTACAGAGGATGTGGATGAGTTTGGGATTTTTGACTTTCTTAAAGAAGGGATATGGTTGTTATTTTGTACTCATTTTTGTGTGATCATCAGGTAGTGCTGTCGTttagaacattttttttccttctttttaattattatttacaaaaaaacctaaaagaCACCGTGACTCTTGTGCCTAGATATCGAGGGAGCAAAATGACTGTTTTACCCCTTGTGAAAGGCACAATCCtaccctattgatgcttctaaaCACGATCTCATTGGTCTTTGTGTTAATGTCGGAGCCACATAGTCTTtgattttaagtttttttttttttcttttttttttctggatggCACAGTTCACCAAGGTTAAAGACGGGCTTGCAATCGGGTGCGCATTCAACCACGCTATCCTAGACGATCATTCCACGTGGCACTTCATGAATTCCTGGGCGGAGATCTGCCGTCGATCCGGCTCAATTTCAAACCCACCTTTACATGACCATACTAAAGCCAGGAACACACGTGTGAAGCTCGACCTCCGCTCTGACCAATCCCAACTAGCCAATTCACCAGGGATGATGAGAGAGAAGATATTCCGATTCTCCGGCTCTGCCATCGACAAGATAAAAACTGATGTCAACTCCTCCTTATCAAATGGCTCAAAACCATTCTCAACCTTCCAATCACTTGGGGTCCACATATGGAGAGCTGTCACCCGTGCACGCCACCTCAACACAAAAGATTCCACGGTCTTCACCGTCTTCGCCGACTGTAGAAAGATGTTTGACTCTCCGACGCCGGAAAACTACTTCGGAAACCTAATTCAGGCGGTGTCGACGGCAACGCCGACGACGACTGAAGCGTTGCTGGGGAACGCGCCAGCGTTCGGTGCGTCGATGGTGCAGAAGGTAATTGAAATGCACGATTCGAAAATGATCGAGGGTCGGAACAAAGAGTGGGACGCGTCGCCGAAGCTGTTCCAGTGGAAGGATGCGGGGATCAATCGTGTGGCGGTAGGGAGCTCGCCGAGATTTAAGGTTTATGATATCGATTTTGGGTGCGGGAGGCCGGAGGCGGTGAGGAGTGGGAAGAACAATAAGTTTGATGGGATGGTGTATCTGTATGAGGGCAAGGGTGGGGGGAGGAGTATTGATGTGGAGATCAGCTTGGAAGCTCAGGCAATGAACAATTTGGAGAAAGATAAGGAGTTTCTCATGGAGGAGCACTAGTCCTAGACTCCTAGTTGGTtcatattcctctctctctctctctctctcttggagtACTACTGCTAGTGTGGAACTTTGTAGTTCTTGATCAGTCTTCTTCAGTGTCTACTACTGCTAATGGTTTCTGGTTAAATTCGAATAAGATTTTACAGAAGTGTTCAATTTATGGGTTTTCCTTCAAGTTCTATGTGGAAAATTTAAGCTTATAGGAATTGAACTTCTTTTGTCATTCAATGTGTGTTCAATCTTCAATATGTGGAGCCGTTTTCAGTCTGCTAAGTGAATGTAAATATATTCTTTTTGCAATTTTGAAGGTTGCCATGTTTACTTGGTACTCTGTAATCAAGCATCTGCACGCATTTCAATAGTTAATTTGGGACATGCAACTTCAAGTGTGTCGGTGTCTAATTAGAGATTGATTAGATTGTCAGTCGTTAGAGAGGATATGATTTCATGGAAGAGAagggttctaccaaaaaaataaagtggaagGGAGGGGGTAAaaactctttcctttttttttcccgatAAGAAAAGTGAGGAAAAGCATGTCGGTTTTGGGGTTCAAATTGTTTGCGGTGAATGATGAGATGTAGTGAGCATTCGGTGACTGAGAGCATCTGGGCACACATCCCGAAGGGTTCCTAGTTACCCGATGCTATGAACATCAATGCAATGATTGCAAGCGATTTTCACACATGGGTTTTGTACGAAGTAGGTTTTGGGGTTGAACCTAGaacaatgatgatgaaaaaACATGTTGAGGTGCATTAGCTTTCCCAATCCAGTCAAGCTTGGGATgaacctagcccaacccaacccaacccaacccaacccaacgcAACCCAACCCACTTTTGGTTTGTAACTTGTATCTTGTATCATTGTATGGGCTTCACGTTCAATTTCAAGCATTAAGAGACTAGTGCATGAATGAAATGAGGCCTCGGAAGCTCATTATGTTGAATAAATCAATCCAAAAGCTTAAGTTATTAGGTGAAGAGATGAATTGGTATATGACACCATCTAAAGTCTTAGAGTTTTTCAATAGATGATTATTCCCAATTCTTATTAACCTCATGTGTTGCCTCTGTTTTGGATGACAATACACGTAGCATGTCATCCAAAATTGGGATCCTGATGGCTCTTGATCGATTCTAATATGAGTCGAATTAGAATCAATAAAGATTAGTGAGGAATTGAAAAAATTCGAGCAAAAAATATACCCTAACCTTAGTTTTTTGAAGGGAGATTGGCCGAGTGGGTTTAGCTAGAATCAGGATTGACCTCAGTTGATCGGATTCCAaattttgaaaccctaggtTCACATCGAAATGGGAATGGGGGGCTCAAAGAGTTTGTAGATTCTATTCGTAAAGCAACTCGGCACTTCAAATTTTGAAGTTGTTtcatacttatttatttaaaccTTTTATTCTCAcctctttggttttttttttccagttaaaATGTGAGAGGATATAATGACTCATCATTAATTCttattcttattatatttttttgggtatgacTAGGCCAATTTCGCTCATTGTTATTGATCTTATAGGGAATCTGAATTTTGGAAAATGGAAGATATTGAGAAGGGTGGAGGAACCTTCTTCCCGTGGAAATGAATGGGAAATTGTGTCACTCACAGCCTCAACatatgctgctgctgctgctcctCCTGgtccagaaggatttgaatctAATGCTGATAAGGGCCATGAGTTTGTTGAGGATGAACAGGAAACCTCTCGTGCAATGTTCATGTCTGGTCACTTTGTGTTCCCACCAAGTCAGCATGAGAATCTCCCACTGGACCAAGATAACAGTGAGATTGATAATGAGACTAGGACCTGCCTGTTGCTTGAAACGAGGTGGCCGGATTAGATATGGAGGTAGGGGACAGATCTGACaagaaaaatgatgaaaattggGAAATGAAAGGATTGACAATGCCTGAGGATTTGCCCGGAATGCAGTTCTTTGATGAAAAAGGTAATAGTTTGTCTGTTGGTAGTACAGTACAGAGTTTGAAGAAGACGTAGGTTTGCAAGGGCTGAATCTGGTTGATGATAAGCGCAGTATATATAGTGCTGCTAAATTCGGTTCTTTTCATGCTGAAGCAAATGATAGTGGATCAACAGTGTATGATGAGGACAACTGTGATCTTTCTCACCAAAGCTTAAATTCGCCTTCAGATTTGTCAAAATCGACAAGTCACGACAAAAAGGATGAGTATAATGGGCACGACCTTCCTTGTGAAGCGAAGCCTGGTGGAAGAGAAGGGCTGCTTCTTTGTACGCTCGCTCATGCAAGGGATGCAAATGCATTTTGGTCTATATGTGTCGCTGCAGCCTTGATGGGCCTTGTAATTATTGGGCAGCGGTGGCAGGCTCAACAACTTAAGTGGCAATTCAACATCAATTAATATTTTATGGTGTTTGCGTCATTTTCTCCACTTTGTATCTGGAAATCATCAACATCTGATTTTAACTGAGTTGTGTGTATGTGCATGTTCATATGCACACGTTTGTTATTTCTATCCTTAAAGGATACACTTGTTTGTTATTTCTGTATGATGAATATGAATATTTGAGCTAATGGACGTGATGATAATCCAGGAAACAGTTgctttttttctgaatttataTCCTAGGCTTTACAAGTCCTCTCCTTATGTTGCCATGAGTTAGGAGAGTAGAAAACTGTCCTTGCATGTTCTACCACAATGGACTCTTTTGCGTACCAGTCTGAAAATTGACCCTTATATCTGTGATTGAATCAATGCTATGTTCTCAGTGTAGAAAGGAACCCTGTTGATCAGTTGATGTGCTGAAAAGAATGAACTCTACAGATACCATGAGTAAAGTTTAGCACTTTGGTTTGTGCATTACCTCTTGCTCCTGTGGAATGATGCAGTGTTCAGTTTCATGCATGGGTGTTACAGTGACATGATGTGTGTGTAGAAGTAGAATTGAGATGGTCTCACCATCTTAAAAGTGTATAGAAAAAATATGGTTGTGTGGGATTGGTAGGCAACCCAAGAGGGGAGTGAATTGGGTGATGCGGAATATTATGAcgatttaaaaatattttactcAAATCGAAGGATGAATGCATGTTGTAAGAAACTACTAGTAACAAAActgaagggagaaagaaacaaagatggAAACAATAAAATTTAGAGTGGTTTGACAACCTTGCCTACATCCACTTCCAAGTGATACACACTTGGATTTTCCATTATATGATCAATTTCCAAATGGTATTGATTAAGACTTCTCACAATTGTTTTCTTGGGATCACAACAAGCCCTTACATATAGTTTTCCATGTGGCTCACTGCAAGTCTTCGGTTGTTTTCCCGGCTCACAATAATCCCAAGTGTTTTGGCTAACACTCAAACCTTACGTCAATGGAGATACCCTATTTCCTACCATAACTCTTTGCTTGTTTTTTAAGTGTTTCACTCAAGACGCTCATAGGGAAGAAAATGGATTTATGGATGGAATCAAATATGCAGTATTTCCTATTTACAGTAAAGCctttattagaaaaaatatacaattgaAAGCACGAGAATAAACTCCTAAAAGGTAGATAAAGAAAGTTAAAAAACACTTCTATAATTCTGAAAAAACTTTAAACCTAGACAAAAAGATGTGCAAAATGAGTGCCAAGAGTCTTATAGAAAGATGGTCCCAAAGTTCATAGGCAAGAGATCATTTACCTACAATTGAAAGCACAGAATCCATACATGTGTTGCGcatatattttctatcaataaTCCCAAACTAGAAGGACACTTAATTAAATCTATGAAATATGAATCACCAAAATGGTGGATCGATCTGCAACTGCTCCAACTTTGATTAAttaatgtgttattttcttaatattttttcccttttattaaaATTGGTAATGTAATGTAAGGAATCATTTGTCACAATTAAGTTAATTAGACTAATAATGGATTGTATGGTTTTAAAAGCATTGTGTATAAACCCTCACAAACCCTACCAATCTTCTCCACTCATATTCAATAATCTTATTAGATATTAATGAGGTTTGTTAACATAGAAGCTCAGTCTTTGCAAACATTAGGGTTTAAAGACACGGAATCAAGATCTATATCagtcttgattgatttggaaTCAATACAGATCGGTCTAAATCACCCTGGAATCAACGTTCCAATGGTGTGAAAATTGTCTATAGCCTTTGCACCGGTCCAATGAGCATTGGGTGGTTGAGAGCCACTTGGGTTGCGTGCCCAGATGCTCACCTCACCTCACCGCTCACTATAGAAGATGTGGACTCATTCTAATGTCAAGATGTGGACTCATTCTAATGTCATAACCCTAGTTTAAGCATAAAGATAGGACAAGCCGGATTAGTCAGAATTGGGATTCTGATCTGAAATGGCAGATCTGATTTCGTTTCTTTAAACCCTGATAAACATACTTTAATCCATAAACCACCTTTAATTGTTTATGTCAGACATTTGTCTTTCCTACTAAGCAACTCAATTCTAAAGGAATTACTATTCTAACAATTTATTTCTtcgattttgtttttcttcattttaggTTAGAGATTCTCTATTCATCTATGATAATTTGAAAACATGATTGGATTTGGAAAGAGTGAATGTCATCGTTAACTCCTGCTCCCTACTGTCGAAAGTTTGAAACATCATTATTTGATCCAATCAGATCATCATAATTAAtggataaagagattctccCTTCATCATAAGTTAAGAGAAACTCATTCTTCAACACTTGGGAAGTTACAACCACTTACTCCCACCTTAAAAAATGAAGCATTCCATATTATCTTTCAGAAAGAAAGAGACGGAATTTATAGAAGAGTTACCAATATTGCTGATGATTTCAATTGCACCTCAAGAGAGAGCCTTGAAGATTCTTTCACTCCTactagtgaaggaaaacttttgccaTTACATTGTGAGTGTAAGAAAAGTATATCCATCTAAGGTCATAATCTTTGCTCGCAGCATCTCTAACTATTCGGTTAGCATCTTTCACTTAATGAATCACGTGTTTTTCAAAGCATAACTATTTGTGAGTGTATAGGTTCAGTGATTCATGCCATGTGGGTTGAGCAAGATAAGCGGAATATGGGGGGCTTGTGTCCTCGTTCCCATTTACCTATGCCATGATTCTCATGGCTAGCCTATCCATAAATGCTCTACCTCCCGCTATAGTATGAAGTTGATAATACTTCTCACTATTCCCGGATAACCTTCAAGACACCACCCAAAACCTTCCACACATAAAAACtaaagcaaaaacaatggaTGCTTCCTTTCCAATTATACATCACCTTAATATCGGACAATTCAAGTGCCCTTAAAAATAAGTCATGAGCACACCTGAATAAAGCTCTGTGTATGAGCACATGGGCTATATGATCAAGGAGCATTCatttctcatttatttatttcatttccaTTCCAAAATAACTTGTGTTTTAATAACCCTAACTCTGACTTTCTCTTTCATACCCCCAAATTAAGGTCATGATGATTAACAGAGATACCAACTTGTCACACTAGTGAAGCGTTCAGGGTTTTCTCTTTACCATCTAACTGTTACCAAACTTGTTATACTAATGAAGTCTGTTATTATGTCCAATCCATAGGACTGAGATTTTGGTTGAAAAAGCAGTGGCTGAGGCCTTGAGGGGGGACCTATCAACAACTACTCATGCATGCAAAGCCTATTAAAAGCAAGAAAAGCTGGCTGGGCCATCTGAGATGGACTCGAATTCAATGCGTCTCAGTTTCTAGAAACTCTTGATTGGAACTTTTTTATATGTCCATTTTAAATGCCGATAACTGCAACATCTGAAATTTTAGGGCTTGGAAAATCTAGGGTTAGGAGCACGGTCTAAAAAATCAGAATCGCTCATAACCGATTCTAATTTTGAACGTTTTAATCCagtcgattctagggtttttttctaaTCGAATCATTGAGTTTTCAAATCTATAGGatcgattctagggtttctaaGCCCGATTCTAACCTGATTTGAATAGAATCAGCACTGACCAATTTGATCCTTAATTTCGATTTTCATAACCTAGATTAGGAGATAGAGCATGGTAATTGTTAGAGGACCATTGGTTTGCATGAATATGCTTTAAATGTATCCAAATACGTGAAatagtatttgattgaattagacttcAACAGAATCAGACATAATTTTTTCTATACAGTGCTttatttgccatgtggcaattTATTTTATTGTCCCAGAT
It encodes the following:
- the LOC122085638 gene encoding BAHD acyltransferase DCR-like codes for the protein MAIENGSKKADKMVKVTKKDMVLPSKDLGRRECPLVTFDLPYVTFYYNQKLLLYKGNSSIDDWEEMVGNMKEALGEILVDFYPLAGRLEKDKEGVLRVVCDVKNVGVEVVEAVVDGVGIDELGEDESSFLLQEIVPYTGVLNLEGFRRPLLAVQFTKVKDGLAIGCAFNHAILDDHSTWHFMNSWAEICRRSGSISNPPLHDHTKARNTRVKLDLRSDQSQLANSPGMMREKIFRFSGSAIDKIKTDVNSSLSNGSKPFSTFQSLGVHIWRAVTRARHLNTKDSTVFTVFADCRKMFDSPTPENYFGNLIQAVSTATPTTTEALLGNAPAFGASMVQKVIEMHDSKMIEGRNKEWDASPKLFQWKDAGINRVAVGSSPRFKVYDIDFGCGRPEAVRSGKNNKFDGMVYLYEGKGGGRSIDVEISLEAQAMNNLEKDKEFLMEEH